One genomic window of Metopolophium dirhodum isolate CAU chromosome 4, ASM1992520v1, whole genome shotgun sequence includes the following:
- the LOC132942619 gene encoding protein SERAC1 has protein sequence MDDRLSSTDHSWFKYFPNAIKAALTCQSQNIMKTAQDIAYVICYFKPDIASYQQMLVLCWVKTKNMFFYETASIISFVLWLLNNSWWLARFAIEKCNIALNTIDQKPNWIESEVDGPKRCEVKCEVLYDPGLESTFMDVVFIHGLRGDKLKTWKQGVWKQVDQKPEPVVVRNSGLSTMNQFERLAIGNEIKEFTNCWPRDWLPLDCPYVRVITISYSTDPYLWRPIWLSKPVRTTMKDRGLEMISLLRNVHVGQHPITWVGHSKGGLFIKQILVHANENQQTHKIISNTRGILFYSVPHNGSPLANIKLPLFQRSIELQELVNDTQDIQKLQKTFHEMMNVNRQIQVKSFIETKLTLMKLIYLRIVSIQSADPGFGDLYGVPLDHRNICKPKNRNCFLYQELVNMIQSLKQSTVEETV, from the exons ATGGACGATCGACTTTCCAGCACCGACCATAGCTGGTTCAAGTATTTTCCAAATGCAATAAAAGCTGCGTTGACGTGTCAGAGTCA GAATATTATGAAGACAGCTCAAGATATTGCATATGTCATCTGTTACTTTAAACCTGACATCGCATCATACCAGCAAATGCTTGTACTATGTTGGGTGAAGACCAAGAATATGTTTTTCTATGAAACTGCATCGATTATTTCATTTGTATTATGGCTTTTGAATAACAGTTGGTGGTTGGCGAGATTTGCaatagaaaaatgtaatattgcgTTAAATACGATCGATCAAAAACCGAATTGGATTGAATCAGAAGTCGATGGTCCCAAAAGATGTGAAGTTAAATGTGAAGTACTATACGACCCGGGACTTGAATCAACTTTCATGGACGTGGTTTTTATACACGGACTTAGGGGTGACAAACTTAAGACATGGAAACAAGGTGTGTGGAAACAAGTGGATCAGAAACCTGAGCCCGTGGTTGTCAGGAATTCCGGATTATCCACAATGAATCAATTTGAAAGATTGGCTATCGGCAATGAGATCAAAGAGTTTACTAATTGTTGGCCCAGAGATTGGTTGCCACTGGATTGTCCATATGTCCGAGTTATAACCATCAGCTACAGTACCGACCCTTATTTGTGGAGACCCATATGGTTAAGCAAACCAGTTAG AACAACCATGAAAGATAGAGGCTTGGAGATGATATCACTTCTAAGAAATGTGCATGTCGGACAGCATCCCATCACGTGGGTTGGTCATTCTAAAGGGGGATTgttcataaaacaaatattagttCATG CTAATGAAAACCAGCAAACTCACAAAATCATATCAAATACCAggggaatattattttatagtgttcCCCATAACGGATCTCCTTTAGCCAATATAAAACTACCATTGTTTCAACGATCAATTGAATTACAGGAGTTAGTAAATG ATACACAAGATATACAAAAACTTCAGAAAACATTTCATGAAATGATGAACGTTAATAGACAAATTCAAGTGAAGAGTTTTATTGAAACCAAATTGACACTTatgaaactaatttatttaaggATTGTTTCTATACAGTCTGCAG atCCAGGATTTGGAGATTTATATGGTGTTCCGTTGGATCATCGAAATATTTGCAAACCAAAAAACCG GAATTGTTTTCTATATCAAGAGCTGGTTAATATGATACAATCATTAAAGCAATCAACAGTCGAAGAAACGgtgtaa